A stretch of Brassica napus cultivar Da-Ae chromosome C6, Da-Ae, whole genome shotgun sequence DNA encodes these proteins:
- the LOC106353873 gene encoding IAA-alanine resistance protein 1 produces MTFSLSRLVVPFLVLVLFLDLCVETGLSHSTPARDDHVHHHGGGCSSHSHDHDHDHLEPKQMKLPEELAEEEDMRLCGFGPCLHNDHDHDHDHESSSALSGFALWVNALGCSLLVSLASLICLILLPVMFVKGKPAKWFVDALALFGAGAMLGDAFLHQLPHAFGGGHSHSSNHHESHGHHDHSHSHSDSPSHSHSIQDLSVGLSVLAGIVVFLLVEKLVRYVEENSSGSNTWGHHHHAGSKKLKDEDDHNNADKQCPSDATQNSSEKVSSGSKDKSLRKRKTCASDCVDKSNSGTEVISDGKMDEPEQVEKNSSLVFGYLNLFSDGVHNFTDGMALGSAFLIYGSVGGWSRTMFLLAHELPQEIGDFGILVRSGFTVSKALFFNFLSALVALAGTALVLVWGNEPGQSSLIEGFTAGGFIYIAVAGVLAEMNNSGKSTLKNSVCHLISLMLGMGVALVISLLE; encoded by the exons ATGACGTTCTCCCTGAGCAGACTGGTGGTTCCGTTTCTGGTTCTGGTGCTGTTTCTGGATCTGTGCGTAGAAACCGGGCTCTCTCACTCAACCCCGGCGCGTGACGACCACGTGCATCATCACGGAGGTGGGTGTAGTAGTCATTCTCACGATCACGATCACGATCATCTTGAGCCGAAACAAATGAAGTTGCCGGAGGAGCTGGCAGAGGAAGAGGATATGAGGCTGTGCGGGTTTGGTCCATGTCTTCATAACGATCATGATCACGATCACGACCACGAATCAAGTTCTGCCCTTTCTGGGTTTG CATTGTGGGTTAATGCATTGGGTTGCTCTCTTTTGGTTAGCTTGGCGTCACTCATTTGTCTGATATTGCTCCCAGTTATGTTTG TTAAAGGGAAGCCAGCAAAATGGTTTGTTGATGCCTTGGCTCTCTTTGGT GCAGGAGCTATGCTGGGGGATGCTTTTCTTCACCAACTGCCTCATGCTTTTG GTGGTGGTCACTCTCACTCATCTAATCACCATGAAAGCCATGGCCATCATGAtcattctcattctcattcgGATTCTCCTTCACACTCGCATTCTATACAAGATCTCTCTGTTGGACTGTCTGTTCTTG CTGGGATTGTGGTCTTCCTTCTTGTGGAGAAGTTGGTTCGGTATGTGGAAGAAAACTCGTCTGGATCCAATACTTGGGGCCACCACCACCATGCAGGCAGTAAGAAACTGAAGGATGAGGACGATCATAACAACGCGGACAAACAGTGTCCCTCTGATGCAACTCAAAATTCATCAGAGAAAGTCTCAAGCGGCTCTAAAGATAAATCTCTCCGTAAG AGAAAGACTTGTGCTAGCGATTGTGTGGATAAATCAAACTCAGGCACAGAGGTTATTTCTGATGGAAAAATGGACGAACCTGAACAGGTGGAGAAGAATTCAAGCTTAGTATTTGGTTACCTCAACTTGTTCTCTGATGGTGTT CACAATTTTACTGATGGGATGGCGTTAGGAAGTGCGTTTCTCATCTACGGATCAGTTGGTGGATGGTCAAGAACCATGTTCTTGCTTGCGCACGAGCTTCCCCAAGAG ATAGGTGATTTTGGGATTCTAGTGAGGTCAGGCTTCACTGTATCAAAAGCACTCTTCTTCAACTTCCTCTCTGCACTTGTTGCACTTGCAGGAACTGCCCTG GTTTTGGTCTGGGGAAATGAACCGGGACAGTCGTCGTTGATTGAG GGATTTACAGCGGGAGGATTCATATACATAGCGGTTGCTGGTGTACTTGCGGAGATGAACAACTCAGGAAAATCAACACTTAAAAACAGTGTGTGCCATTTGATATCTTTGATGCTTGGCATGGGTGTTGCTCTTGTCATCTCTCTTCTTGAATGA
- the LOC106353874 gene encoding uncharacterized protein LOC106353874, whose translation MWEGKREHPRLILHNFITLEECKELEFIHKSCSTVGYRPNVFSTTLSHLIATNSPHLLIPFVSIRERLKEKMEEAFGCEYELFIEFTGLISWCRGASIGWHSDDNRQYLKQRDFSAVCYLNSYGKDFKGGLFRFQSGEPATIAPSAGDVIMYTADDRNIHSVDEVTDGERLTLAMWFTRDSSHDEDSNLISRLSQCASPEFPLPLPASANMYWFCPHQHANLNTGFDICVARLHLLGFDVHSLQEEDRSLDASEQLMGLVQLAKGGELLARKFTNVLHALQVVQFCHWKASELKTSKVEYDDVEEVKAMSQPQLETINVLNAVFLPDEGLVTTTFGYLCSNGEEKDSLNLTDASSAIASWEEYTCKLLKELLSSLPQWETYHTIHKVESG comes from the exons ATGTGGGAGGGAAAGAGAGAGCACCCGAGGCTGATTCTCCACAATTTCATCACCCTGGAAGAGTGCAAGGAGCTGGAGTTCATACACAAGAGTTGCAGCACTGTTGGGTACAGACCCAACGTCTTCTCCACCACTCTCTCTCACCTCATCGCCACCAATTCTCCTCACCTCCTCATCCCTTTCGTCTCCATCCGAG AGAGGCTgaaagagaagatggaagaagCGTTTGGGTGTGAGTACGAGCTCTTCATTGAGTTCACTGGCTTGATTAG CTGGTGTAGAGGAGCTAGCATTGGGTGGCACAGTGATGACAACAGACAATATCTTAAACAAAGAGACTTCTCG GCAGTTTGTTACTTGAATAGCTACGGTAAAGATTTTAAAGGCGGGCTTTTTCGCTTTCAGAGTGGGGAACCAGCAACCATAGCTCCCTCTGCTGGA GATGTTATCATGTACACTGCTGATGACAGGAATATTCATTCTGTTGATGAG GTAACAGATGGGGAAAGGTTAACTCTTGCTATGTGGTTCACCCGGGATTCATCTCACGACGAAGATTCCAACCTCATTTCCCGTCTTTCTCAATGCGCATCTCCCGAGTTTCCCCTTCCTTTGCCTGCATCCGCTAACATGTACTGGTTCTGTCCCCATCAACATGCTAATCTAAACACAGGTTTTGATATCTGCGTTGCGAGGTTGCATCTTCTTGGTTTTGACGTACATAGCTTACAAGAGGAAGATCGTTCTCTAGATGCCTCTGAGCAACTCATGGGGCTAGTACAACTAGCTAAAGGAGGAGAGTTGCTCGCCCGGAAATTTACCAACGTTCTTCACGCTCTTCAGGTTGTTCAGTTCTGCCATTGGAAAGCTTCTGAACTCAAAACCTCCAAGGTCGAATATGACGATGTAGAAGAGGTGAAAGCTATGTCCCAACCTCAGTTAGAAACTATCAATGTCCTGAATGCAGTTTTCCTGCCAGATGAGGGCCTTGTAACCACTACCTTCGGATATTTATGTTCCAATGGGGAAGAGAAGGATTCACTTAACTTGACTGATGCATCATCCGCGATTGCCTCTTGGGAAGAATATACTTGTAAGCTACTCAAGGAGCTATTATCATCCTTGCCTCAGTGGGAAACGTATCATACTATACACAAAGTCGAATCCGGTTAG